From Erwinia pyri, a single genomic window includes:
- a CDS encoding TenA family protein has protein sequence MEAFSDRLLREHQVSWQAMQQHRFVCETEQDCLPAEVFNRYLVFEGNFVATAIAIFALGVSKAPDIRQQRWLIGVLNALVDTQIAWFETVLAKRGINPESYPDNLPGVRRFREGMLNVAQRGSYAEIVTLMFGAEWMYYHWCKRASLQMQSDVDVRRWVEMHAEEEFYQQASWLKAELDHCAAEMSEEDKFALSELYGKVLKWEIDFHTAAYSDKA, from the coding sequence ATGGAAGCGTTCAGCGATCGTCTGTTGCGTGAGCATCAGGTGAGCTGGCAGGCGATGCAGCAGCATCGCTTTGTCTGCGAGACAGAACAGGATTGCCTGCCAGCAGAGGTGTTTAACCGCTATCTGGTGTTTGAGGGGAATTTTGTCGCTACCGCCATCGCTATCTTTGCGCTGGGGGTAAGTAAAGCACCCGATATCCGCCAGCAGCGTTGGCTTATCGGCGTACTGAATGCGCTGGTCGATACGCAGATTGCGTGGTTTGAGACGGTGCTGGCGAAGCGTGGGATCAATCCTGAGAGCTATCCTGATAACCTGCCGGGCGTCCGGCGTTTCCGCGAGGGCATGCTGAATGTGGCACAGCGCGGCAGCTATGCGGAGATCGTCACGCTGATGTTTGGGGCGGAATGGATGTACTACCACTGGTGTAAACGCGCCAGTCTGCAAATGCAGAGCGATGTGGATGTTCGTCGCTGGGTGGAGATGCATGCAGAAGAGGAGTTCTATCAGCAGGCGAGCTGGCTGAAAGCAGAGCTGGACCACTGCGCAGCAGAAATGAGCGAGGAAGATAAGTTTGCCCTCTCTGAGCTCTACGGCAAAGTGCTGAAGTGGGAGATCGATTTTCATACTGCCGCTTATTCTGACAAAGCGTAA
- a CDS encoding BtpA/SgcQ family protein: MVAISAEKTDAIQAIFSRKKAVIGVIHCDPFPGTPKYRGKSVGDIIERALRDADNYISGGVHGLIIENHGDIPFSKPEDIGPETAALMAVITEKVRTRFNVPLGINVLANAAIPALATALAGGADFVRVNQWANAYIANEGFIEGAAAKALRYRSQLRAEHIKVFADSHVKHGSHAIVADRSIQELTRDVDFFEADAVIATGQRTGDSATLGEIDEIRGATELPLLVGSGVTPDNVGQILSRTQGVIVASALKVDGVWWNEVELARVKHFMAAARSVLEAE; this comes from the coding sequence ATGGTTGCTATATCAGCAGAAAAAACAGACGCAATACAAGCTATTTTTTCACGTAAGAAAGCGGTCATTGGTGTAATACATTGTGACCCCTTTCCCGGCACGCCAAAGTATCGCGGGAAATCTGTGGGGGATATTATTGAGCGCGCGCTACGCGATGCGGATAATTATATTTCCGGCGGTGTTCATGGCCTGATCATTGAAAATCATGGCGATATTCCTTTTTCCAAGCCGGAAGATATTGGCCCGGAAACCGCTGCGCTGATGGCGGTGATCACCGAAAAAGTCCGCACCCGGTTTAACGTGCCGCTGGGCATCAACGTTCTGGCTAATGCTGCCATTCCCGCACTGGCCACCGCGCTGGCGGGCGGGGCAGACTTCGTGCGGGTTAACCAGTGGGCGAACGCCTATATTGCCAATGAGGGCTTTATTGAAGGCGCGGCGGCTAAAGCACTGCGTTACCGCAGCCAACTGCGGGCAGAGCACATCAAAGTCTTTGCCGACAGCCACGTCAAACATGGCAGCCACGCTATTGTGGCCGACCGCTCCATTCAGGAGCTGACCCGGGATGTGGATTTCTTTGAGGCTGATGCGGTGATAGCCACCGGACAGCGAACTGGTGACAGCGCGACGCTGGGCGAAATTGACGAGATCCGCGGCGCAACCGAACTGCCGCTGCTGGTCGGGTCGGGCGTCACGCCGGACAACGTGGGGCAGATCCTTAGCAGAACCCAGGGCGTGATCGTCGCCAGTGCATTAAAGGTGGATGGCGTCTGGTGGAATGAGGTGGAGCTGGCTCGCGTAAAACATTTTATGGCGGCAGCCCGCAGCGTGCTGGAGGCGGAATAG
- a CDS encoding ribokinase → MRVYVTGNITVDETWAISDIPKKGSSIHGNKISQDIGGKGANQAILIARCGIETTLIAAVGNDSNGSWIREQIHAEPLRLLPEKLFPCHSDTSIIFNSEDGDNAIVTTTVAADSLSLAEITQALNGAQPGDVLLQQGNFSVEKTRSLFELAKAKGMIAIFNPSPVKPEFAQLWPLVDIAVLNEHEADLLKPTDVNTLVITHGSQGASLKTPDNHQFCAATPAQAVDTTGAGDTFLAVMLASALRRQSEIDELALTHASKAAAITVSRPGTYSAFPNTAELNALLES, encoded by the coding sequence ATGCGTGTTTATGTCACCGGTAATATCACCGTCGATGAAACCTGGGCAATATCAGATATTCCCAAAAAAGGCTCATCCATTCATGGCAATAAAATCTCACAAGATATCGGAGGAAAAGGGGCGAATCAGGCTATATTAATTGCCCGCTGCGGAATAGAGACAACGCTCATTGCCGCCGTGGGAAATGACAGTAATGGCAGCTGGATCAGAGAGCAAATACACGCTGAACCGTTACGCCTGTTGCCTGAAAAGTTATTCCCCTGTCACAGTGATACCTCAATTATTTTCAATAGCGAAGATGGCGATAATGCCATCGTGACCACCACCGTTGCGGCTGACTCTTTGAGCCTGGCAGAGATTACGCAGGCACTAAACGGCGCACAGCCTGGCGATGTTTTACTGCAGCAGGGCAATTTCTCCGTGGAGAAAACCCGTAGCCTGTTCGAGCTGGCTAAAGCAAAGGGCATGATCGCCATCTTCAATCCGTCGCCCGTAAAACCTGAGTTCGCCCAGCTCTGGCCGCTGGTCGATATTGCGGTACTCAACGAGCATGAGGCTGACTTACTGAAGCCCACGGACGTAAACACGTTAGTGATCACTCACGGTTCCCAGGGCGCTTCGCTTAAAACCCCGGATAACCACCAGTTTTGTGCCGCAACGCCCGCGCAGGCTGTTGATACCACCGGCGCTGGCGACACTTTTCTGGCGGTGATGCTCGCCTCCGCCCTGCGCCGCCAGAGTGAGATAGACGAGTTAGCACTTACTCACGCCAGTAAAGCGGCGGCAATTACCGTCAGCCGCCCGGGTACCTACAGCGCTTTCCCCAACACCGCTGAACTCAACGCGCTGCTGGAAAGCTGA
- a CDS encoding ABC transporter substrate-binding protein, whose product MMVFNTGKLRVLALATILLASGSYMATAWAAAPTYALVQINQQALFFNLMNKGAQEAAKASGKDLVVFNATDNPVAQNDAIENYIQQGVKGILVDAIDVNGIMPAIKEAAAAKIPVIAIDAVLPEGPQAAQVGVDNIEGGKILGRYFLDYVQKNMNGKARLGIVGALNSAIQNDRQKGFQEIITANKQITVADVVDGRNIQDNAMTAAENLITGNPDLTAIYATGEPALLGAIAAVENQGRQKEIKVFGWDLTAKAISGIDSGYVAAVLQQDPEKMGEEALKALNDISAGKRVPKRILVPATVVIKVNVDAYRPLFK is encoded by the coding sequence ATGATGGTATTTAACACCGGGAAATTGCGTGTTCTGGCACTGGCAACAATATTACTGGCATCGGGCAGTTATATGGCTACGGCCTGGGCGGCCGCGCCCACTTATGCCCTGGTTCAGATTAATCAGCAGGCGCTGTTTTTCAATCTGATGAATAAAGGGGCGCAGGAGGCCGCTAAAGCCAGCGGAAAAGATCTGGTGGTCTTTAATGCTACTGATAATCCGGTTGCGCAGAATGATGCCATCGAAAATTATATTCAGCAGGGCGTGAAGGGCATCCTGGTCGATGCCATTGACGTCAACGGCATTATGCCCGCCATCAAAGAGGCGGCAGCGGCAAAGATCCCGGTAATTGCCATTGATGCCGTGCTGCCTGAAGGGCCGCAGGCGGCACAGGTTGGCGTGGATAATATTGAGGGCGGCAAAATTCTTGGTCGCTATTTCCTTGATTATGTACAGAAAAACATGAACGGCAAGGCGCGGCTGGGTATTGTTGGCGCGCTGAACTCGGCTATTCAGAACGACCGGCAGAAAGGGTTTCAGGAGATCATCACCGCCAACAAGCAGATCACCGTGGCCGACGTGGTGGATGGGCGCAATATTCAGGATAACGCCATGACGGCGGCAGAGAATCTGATCACCGGCAACCCTGATTTAACCGCCATCTACGCCACCGGCGAGCCGGCATTGCTGGGGGCGATTGCTGCCGTTGAAAACCAGGGGCGGCAAAAGGAGATTAAGGTGTTTGGCTGGGATCTTACGGCTAAAGCCATCAGCGGCATCGACAGCGGCTATGTTGCCGCCGTTCTGCAACAGGATCCTGAGAAGATGGGCGAAGAGGCGTTGAAAGCGCTGAACGACATCAGCGCCGGAAAAAGGGTGCCAAAGAGAATTCTGGTGCCCGCTACAGTGGTGATAAAAGTGAACGTTGACGCCTATCGTCCTCTTTTCAAATAA
- a CDS encoding LacI family DNA-binding transcriptional regulator translates to MACMMIKKRVLLSDVATLAGLSKATVSRYLNHSIVLPQETITRIESAIAQLDYRGNSLARRLSKGGSETLGLVLPDITNPFFAELADAAEEAAFEHGYSLVLCITRNNPEKESQFIRWLDTCQVDGLLFTTNRPDNGLLRKEIQRHQRIVLLDEDIPGSTVPKVFADNVQGGMLATQQLIAAGHRQIAFIGGPDELMSVRERYQGFCTALAQAGLHCPPEWVMYGNYQREFGQRALHQLFSRDSRPTAVFAASDFLVLGLLDGLRELGLHAPQDLSLVGFDDASYADFTQPRISTIRQPARELGRTAVNLMLRLLNGEENIAPETRLPVTWIGRDSIQIR, encoded by the coding sequence ATGGCCTGCATGATGATAAAAAAACGCGTTCTGCTCTCTGATGTGGCAACCCTTGCAGGTCTCTCTAAAGCCACTGTTTCCCGCTACCTGAACCACAGTATCGTGCTGCCGCAGGAAACCATTACGCGGATTGAATCGGCTATTGCGCAACTGGATTACCGGGGTAACAGCCTGGCTCGCCGTCTGAGTAAAGGCGGCAGCGAAACGCTGGGGCTGGTGCTGCCGGATATCACTAACCCCTTCTTTGCAGAACTGGCCGATGCCGCCGAAGAAGCGGCGTTTGAGCATGGTTACAGCCTGGTGCTCTGCATTACCCGCAACAATCCCGAGAAAGAGAGTCAGTTTATCCGCTGGCTGGATACCTGCCAGGTGGATGGTCTGCTGTTTACCACCAATCGCCCCGATAACGGCCTGCTGCGCAAGGAGATCCAGCGTCATCAGCGCATTGTGCTGCTGGATGAGGATATCCCCGGCAGCACGGTACCCAAAGTCTTCGCCGATAATGTGCAGGGCGGTATGCTGGCCACGCAGCAGCTGATTGCTGCCGGACACCGGCAAATCGCCTTTATCGGTGGGCCGGACGAGTTGATGAGCGTGCGGGAGCGCTATCAGGGTTTCTGCACCGCGCTGGCGCAGGCCGGATTGCACTGCCCGCCGGAGTGGGTAATGTATGGAAATTATCAGCGCGAATTTGGTCAGCGGGCGCTGCACCAGCTGTTCAGCCGCGACAGTCGCCCTACTGCCGTTTTTGCCGCCAGTGACTTTCTGGTACTGGGTCTGCTGGATGGCCTGCGCGAGCTGGGCCTGCATGCACCACAGGATCTCTCACTGGTGGGCTTTGATGACGCCAGCTACGCCGACTTCACTCAGCCCCGCATCTCCACTATCCGCCAGCCCGCCAGGGAACTGGGCAGAACCGCCGTCAACCTGATGCTGCGTCTGCTCAACGGTGAAGAAAATATTGCCCCTGAAACCCGTCTGCCAGTGACATGGATCGGGCGCGACTCCATCCAAATCCGTTAA
- a CDS encoding ATP-binding cassette domain-containing protein: MVNITKTYGSIRSLRGVNLKLAPGEVLGLVGDNGAGKSTLTKVLSGAVVPTSGAIRIDGEEQHFANPADARRCHIEMVYQDLSLCDTVDVAGNLFMGREPMKHLLGIPFLDQTKMHADAREMLKGLGISIPDTRLLVRNLSGGQRQAIAIARAAAFEPKVLIMDEPTAALAVAEVEAVLELIRRVSARGVSVILITHRLQDLFLVCDRIMVMYEGTNVADRLVADTSLSDIVNLIVGEKFTAHSAAAH; this comes from the coding sequence ATGGTCAATATCACCAAGACTTACGGCTCTATTCGCTCGCTGCGTGGGGTTAACCTCAAGCTGGCGCCGGGTGAAGTGCTGGGGCTGGTGGGAGATAACGGCGCGGGGAAATCTACCCTGACCAAAGTCCTTTCCGGTGCCGTAGTGCCCACCAGCGGCGCTATCCGCATTGACGGGGAAGAACAGCATTTTGCTAATCCGGCCGACGCGCGTCGCTGCCATATCGAAATGGTCTATCAGGATCTCTCGCTGTGCGACACGGTGGACGTGGCGGGCAACCTGTTTATGGGCCGCGAGCCGATGAAGCATCTGCTCGGCATCCCTTTTCTCGATCAGACAAAAATGCATGCTGATGCCCGTGAGATGCTGAAAGGCCTGGGGATTTCCATCCCTGATACGCGGCTGCTGGTGCGTAATCTCTCCGGGGGGCAACGCCAGGCGATTGCGATTGCCCGTGCCGCCGCCTTCGAACCGAAAGTCCTGATTATGGATGAACCCACCGCCGCGCTGGCCGTGGCGGAAGTGGAGGCGGTGCTGGAGCTGATCCGACGCGTCAGCGCCCGGGGCGTCAGCGTGATCCTGATCACCCACCGACTGCAGGATCTCTTCCTGGTTTGCGACCGCATTATGGTGATGTATGAAGGTACCAACGTGGCGGATCGCCTGGTGGCTGACACCAGCCTGAGCGATATCGTTAACCTGATTGTCGGTGAGAAGTTCACCGCACATTCAGCCGCCGCGCACTGA
- a CDS encoding ABC transporter permease: MNLSTPRVIRHSLPRRLLHNHSGVVSIALFFVFCCVVFSFITGNFLSSTNWLNIIRQSAPLLIVATAMTLVITTGGIDLSVGSTLALVGALSAIALNYWGLPWPVVLLGGLILGGLVGAINGFFIAYEGIPAFIVTLATLAVVRGVALLITQGYSIPIPADSLFTAMGRAWVLGIPMPALIGIVVLIVGHILLNHMRFGRYVTAIGANAEGARRSGINTKAVTMRVYIISGMAAALAGMIITARLGSGSSNQGEGFELQVIAAVVLGSTSLFGGFGTIIGTLLGAMSIAIIQNGLILSHISPFYTQIATGTIILLAIWLNTRILNPARAPSKG; this comes from the coding sequence ATCAATTTAAGCACTCCACGCGTTATCCGGCACTCACTGCCGCGCCGCCTGCTGCATAACCACTCGGGCGTGGTCAGCATCGCGCTGTTTTTTGTTTTCTGCTGCGTGGTGTTCTCGTTTATCACCGGTAACTTTCTCAGCAGCACCAACTGGCTGAATATCATCCGTCAGAGCGCCCCGCTGCTGATTGTCGCCACCGCTATGACGCTGGTAATCACCACCGGCGGAATCGATCTGTCGGTAGGCTCCACGCTGGCACTGGTGGGCGCGCTTTCTGCTATCGCGCTGAATTACTGGGGCCTACCCTGGCCGGTGGTGCTGCTCGGCGGGCTGATACTGGGCGGTCTGGTTGGCGCTATCAACGGGTTCTTTATTGCTTACGAAGGGATCCCTGCCTTTATCGTGACCCTTGCCACGCTTGCGGTGGTACGTGGCGTGGCGTTGCTGATCACTCAAGGCTACTCCATTCCCATTCCGGCAGACAGCCTGTTTACCGCCATGGGACGAGCCTGGGTGCTGGGCATTCCAATGCCGGCGCTTATCGGCATTGTGGTGTTAATCGTCGGGCATATTCTGTTGAACCATATGCGTTTTGGCCGCTATGTCACCGCTATCGGCGCCAATGCGGAAGGCGCGCGCCGCAGCGGTATCAATACCAAAGCGGTGACGATGCGCGTCTATATCATCAGCGGTATGGCCGCTGCGCTCGCCGGAATGATTATCACCGCCCGCCTGGGCAGCGGCTCCTCCAATCAGGGCGAAGGGTTTGAGCTGCAGGTGATTGCAGCAGTGGTGTTAGGCAGCACCAGCCTGTTTGGCGGCTTCGGCACCATTATCGGCACGCTGCTGGGCGCCATGTCGATCGCCATTATCCAGAACGGGCTGATCCTGTCACACATCTCGCCGTTCTACACCCAGATTGCTACCGGCACCATTATCCTGCTGGCTATCTGGCTGAACACCCGCATTCTCAACCCGGCGCGAGCGCCGTCGAAAGGATAG
- a CDS encoding phosphotriesterase family protein, with protein MKGSIFRHAEPLPVGVSSGYVMTVLGPLPLAEMGVTLMHEHILLDASGKWVAPCCCSDRHIAEMPVRIENLGELSLNPLMSRDNCQLFDVEVAIEELMKFRALGGETVIDPTNIGIGRDPKALQRIARLTGLNIIMGTGLYLEPSHPEWVKTISVEQLTEKLIYDVGGAAEKPEVIAGLIGEIGVSSRFTADEEKSLRAAGRASAATGVPIEVHLPGWERLGHKVLDILEQEGADLRHTVLCHMNPSFADKRYQRELAQRGAFLEYDMIGMSYYYADESAQSPSDEENARAICELIDDGFIEQILLSQDVFLKTMLTRYGGHGYGYILKHFVPRLRRHGVSGEQLETLLIANPQRVFAG; from the coding sequence ATGAAAGGATCGATTTTTCGCCATGCAGAGCCGTTGCCGGTAGGCGTCAGCAGCGGTTATGTGATGACGGTGCTGGGGCCCCTGCCGCTGGCAGAAATGGGCGTGACGCTGATGCATGAGCATATTCTGTTGGATGCCTCCGGCAAATGGGTTGCCCCCTGCTGCTGTAGCGATCGCCATATCGCTGAGATGCCGGTCAGGATTGAGAACCTGGGCGAACTGTCGCTTAACCCGTTGATGAGCCGCGATAACTGCCAGCTTTTTGATGTGGAGGTCGCTATTGAGGAGCTGATGAAATTCCGCGCCCTGGGCGGTGAAACGGTTATCGACCCGACCAATATCGGCATCGGTCGCGATCCCAAAGCGCTGCAGCGGATTGCACGGCTGACCGGCCTGAACATCATCATGGGGACCGGGCTCTACCTTGAGCCTTCCCATCCCGAATGGGTGAAAACCATTTCCGTGGAGCAGCTCACTGAAAAGCTGATTTACGACGTGGGTGGCGCAGCGGAAAAACCTGAAGTGATAGCTGGTCTGATTGGCGAAATCGGCGTATCAAGCCGGTTTACGGCGGATGAAGAAAAATCCCTGCGTGCAGCAGGCCGCGCCAGCGCGGCTACCGGCGTGCCGATTGAAGTTCATCTTCCCGGCTGGGAAAGGCTGGGACATAAAGTGCTCGATATCCTGGAGCAGGAAGGCGCAGATCTGCGTCATACCGTGCTGTGCCATATGAACCCCAGCTTTGCCGATAAACGCTATCAGCGTGAGCTGGCTCAGCGCGGGGCTTTTCTCGAATATGACATGATCGGCATGAGCTACTACTACGCCGACGAGTCCGCCCAGTCTCCCTCTGACGAAGAGAATGCCCGCGCCATCTGCGAACTGATCGACGACGGCTTTATTGAGCAGATCCTCCTGTCGCAGGATGTGTTTCTGAAAACCATGCTGACCCGCTACGGCGGCCACGGCTATGGCTATATCCTCAAACATTTCGTGCCTCGCCTGCGCCGTCACGGCGTCAGCGGCGAACAGCTTGAAACCTTATTAATTGCCAACCCGCAGCGCGTTTTTGCCGGGTAA
- a CDS encoding glutamine amidotransferase, giving the protein MPKNILLVGESWTSTSTHVKGFDQFATATWHNGATDFLAALADSDYAITHMPAHEAPVSFPLTLEALQQWDAIILSDIGANTLLLHPDTWLKSVRTPNRLALIHDYVAAGGSLMMIGGYYSFQGINGGARYRNTAVEKVLPVRCLAWDDRIEAPEGIYPEIREPHAVFSNISGDWPWLLGYNEVEMQPEGKLLATVAGTSHPLVAVREYQQGRSLVWTSDMSAHWLPSEFAAWSGYRQLWINCLAWLTERAA; this is encoded by the coding sequence ATGCCAAAGAATATTTTACTGGTCGGGGAGTCCTGGACCAGTACCTCAACGCACGTAAAAGGCTTCGATCAGTTTGCCACCGCCACCTGGCACAACGGCGCGACGGATTTCCTTGCAGCGCTGGCTGACAGCGATTACGCCATCACGCATATGCCCGCCCATGAAGCGCCGGTGAGTTTTCCGCTGACGCTGGAAGCGCTGCAGCAGTGGGACGCCATCATTCTCTCAGATATTGGTGCCAACACGCTGCTGCTGCATCCCGATACCTGGCTGAAAAGCGTGCGTACTCCTAACCGTCTGGCGCTGATCCATGATTACGTCGCCGCTGGCGGCAGCCTGATGATGATTGGCGGTTATTACAGTTTTCAGGGCATTAACGGCGGCGCCCGCTATCGCAACACCGCAGTGGAAAAAGTTCTGCCTGTGCGTTGCCTGGCCTGGGATGACCGCATTGAGGCGCCGGAAGGCATCTACCCTGAGATCAGGGAACCGCATGCCGTGTTCAGCAATATCTCTGGTGACTGGCCCTGGCTGCTGGGCTACAACGAAGTGGAGATGCAGCCGGAAGGAAAGCTGCTGGCCACCGTGGCGGGCACATCGCATCCGCTGGTCGCCGTACGCGAATATCAGCAGGGCCGTTCTTTAGTCTGGACCAGCGACATGTCCGCCCACTGGCTGCCCAGCGAGTTTGCCGCCTGGTCGGGTTATCGCCAGCTCTGGATCAACTGCCTGGCCTGGCTGACAGAGAGAGCCGCATAA
- a CDS encoding M20 family metallopeptidase, giving the protein MDHRTTELAQRLLSFNTINPPGGEAACMAFFAGWLEAQGFEVTLSSFGEDRVNLIASIAGKAEGAPLAFTGHLDTVPLGNQAWQHDPFGATIEGDRLYGRGASDMKAAIAAFAVACVTHQAAIREGTGVVLLITGGEETGCDGAKALIATGKLPAVGALIVGEPTANYPVIGHKGALWLRCETRGKTAHGAMPELGINAIYLAAEALGKIQHFEPGEPHPLMKKPTINVGRIQGGLNINSVPDRTQFDVDIRTAPNLHHATIRQNLSTALGESVVISTLVDLPAVLSAEENKWIESVYRRCQPLHAEPVTAKIVPYFTDASLLLPAMGHPPCIILGPGEPGMAHQTDEYCLLSRLNQAEMLYGELILDWQV; this is encoded by the coding sequence ATGGATCATCGTACAACTGAACTGGCCCAACGTTTACTGAGTTTCAACACCATTAATCCCCCCGGCGGTGAGGCGGCCTGCATGGCGTTTTTCGCCGGCTGGCTGGAAGCGCAGGGTTTTGAGGTCACGCTTAGCTCGTTTGGCGAGGATCGCGTTAATCTGATCGCCAGCATCGCTGGCAAAGCTGAAGGCGCTCCGCTGGCTTTTACCGGCCATCTGGACACCGTGCCGCTGGGCAATCAGGCCTGGCAACACGATCCGTTTGGCGCCACCATCGAGGGCGACCGTCTCTACGGACGCGGCGCCAGCGATATGAAAGCGGCGATTGCGGCCTTTGCTGTCGCCTGCGTTACGCACCAGGCAGCAATCCGTGAAGGAACCGGCGTGGTATTGCTGATTACCGGCGGCGAAGAGACGGGTTGCGATGGCGCAAAAGCGCTGATCGCCACGGGAAAACTTCCCGCTGTCGGTGCGCTTATCGTCGGGGAACCTACGGCCAACTACCCGGTAATTGGCCATAAAGGGGCGCTCTGGCTGCGTTGTGAAACACGCGGTAAAACTGCGCATGGCGCTATGCCGGAGCTGGGGATCAATGCGATCTATCTGGCCGCTGAAGCGCTGGGTAAGATCCAACACTTTGAGCCAGGCGAACCGCATCCGCTGATGAAGAAGCCGACGATCAATGTCGGGCGTATCCAGGGTGGCCTGAATATCAACTCCGTTCCGGATCGCACCCAGTTTGATGTGGATATCCGCACCGCGCCCAATTTACACCACGCCACCATCCGGCAGAATCTCTCTACCGCGCTGGGGGAGAGCGTGGTGATCTCCACGCTGGTGGATCTGCCTGCCGTGCTGAGTGCGGAGGAGAATAAGTGGATTGAAAGTGTGTATCGACGTTGCCAGCCACTGCATGCAGAGCCGGTAACGGCAAAAATTGTGCCCTATTTCACCGACGCCTCGCTGCTGCTGCCCGCAATGGGGCATCCGCCCTGCATTATTCTTGGGCCAGGTGAACCCGGCATGGCGCACCAGACGGATGAATATTGCCTGCTGAGCCGCCTGAACCAGGCGGAAATGCTCTACGGTGAGCTGATCCTGGACTGGCAAGTTTAA
- a CDS encoding MmcQ/YjbR family DNA-binding protein has product MNVSDLLTYCMDKPGAEQSVHSDWKATQIKVDDVLFALVHEVDGRPAVALKATPALAELLRDAHDDVQPSEHLNKSHWSTVLLDGTLKDSQIYYLVDASLQKALDTRGTH; this is encoded by the coding sequence ATGAACGTTTCGGATCTTCTGACTTACTGCATGGATAAACCGGGCGCAGAGCAGAGCGTTCACAGCGACTGGAAAGCGACGCAGATTAAAGTCGACGACGTATTATTTGCGCTGGTACATGAAGTTGATGGCCGCCCGGCGGTGGCGCTGAAAGCGACACCTGCGCTGGCGGAGTTACTGCGGGACGCGCATGATGATGTGCAGCCCAGCGAACATCTCAACAAGTCGCACTGGAGCACCGTGCTGCTGGACGGCACGCTAAAAGATTCGCAGATTTACTATCTGGTGGATGCTTCACTGCAGAAGGCGCTGGATACGCGCGGCACGCACTGA
- a CDS encoding alpha/beta hydrolase yields MNTKKTAIAALLLATTLSAGAAEPGPAPTAGVAKFLHALNSGGGKPIEQLSPADARNVLIRAQKGAALPPAEVSEKTINVMGKPLTLTIVKPLHAEGTLPVFMFFHGGGWVLGDYPTHERLVRDLVNESGAAAVFVNYDPSPEAHFPVAITQAYEATKWVAQHGEEIGVDGKRLALVGNSVGGNMVAAVALQAKTNHTPAIRYDVMLWPVTDASFNTASYGQFADGYFLTKNMMKWFWDSYTLSAQDRNNILASPLRATSAQLQGLPPTLIQTAELDVLRDEGEAFGRKLDAAGVPVTVTRYNGMIHDYGLLNALSQEPTVRTAIQQASAELQRHLK; encoded by the coding sequence ATGAACACTAAAAAAACTGCCATAGCCGCTTTACTGTTAGCCACTACCTTGTCTGCCGGGGCTGCCGAACCGGGCCCTGCTCCTACGGCAGGCGTGGCAAAATTCCTGCACGCGTTAAACAGCGGCGGCGGGAAACCTATCGAACAACTTTCCCCGGCAGATGCCCGCAACGTGCTTATCCGGGCGCAGAAAGGGGCAGCCCTTCCTCCGGCAGAGGTTTCAGAGAAAACGATTAATGTGATGGGGAAACCGCTGACCCTGACCATTGTGAAGCCGCTTCACGCCGAGGGTACGCTGCCGGTGTTTATGTTCTTTCATGGTGGAGGCTGGGTGTTAGGTGATTATCCAACCCACGAGCGCCTGGTGCGCGATCTGGTCAATGAGTCGGGCGCCGCTGCCGTCTTTGTTAATTACGATCCTTCACCGGAAGCGCACTTCCCGGTAGCGATTACGCAGGCCTATGAAGCAACAAAATGGGTAGCTCAGCACGGTGAAGAGATTGGTGTGGATGGCAAACGTCTTGCGCTGGTAGGCAACAGCGTGGGGGGAAATATGGTTGCTGCCGTCGCGCTGCAGGCGAAAACGAATCATACGCCAGCCATCCGCTACGATGTCATGCTCTGGCCGGTGACCGATGCCAGCTTTAACACCGCCTCTTATGGGCAGTTTGCCGACGGCTATTTCCTGACGAAAAACATGATGAAATGGTTCTGGGACAGTTACACCCTGTCGGCGCAGGATCGCAACAACATTCTGGCCTCGCCTTTACGGGCTACCTCAGCGCAGCTTCAGGGCTTGCCGCCAACGCTGATTCAGACCGCAGAGCTGGATGTGCTGCGTGATGAGGGTGAAGCTTTTGGCCGCAAACTGGATGCAGCAGGCGTCCCCGTTACCGTGACGCGGTATAACGGCATGATCCATGACTACGGCTTGCTGAATGCCCTGAGTCAGGAACCCACGGTCCGCACCGCTATTCAGCAGGCCTCTGCTGAGCTGCAACGCCATCTTAAATAA